Proteins from a single region of Bos indicus isolate NIAB-ARS_2022 breed Sahiwal x Tharparkar chromosome 6, NIAB-ARS_B.indTharparkar_mat_pri_1.0, whole genome shotgun sequence:
- the CXCL8 gene encoding interleukin-8, translating to MTSKLAVALLAAFLLSAALCEAAVLSRMSTELRCQCIKTHSTPFHPKFIKELRVIESGPHCENSEIIVKLTNGNEVCLNPKEKWVQKVVQVFVKRAEKQDP from the exons ATGACTTCCAAGCTGGCTGTTGCTCTCTTGGCAGCTTTCCTGCTCTCTGCAGCTCTGTGTGAAG CTGCAGTTCTGTCAAGAATGAGTACAGAACTTCGATGCCAATGCATAAAAACACATTCCACACCTTTCCACCCCAAATTTATCAAAGAATTGAGAGTTATTGAGAGTGGGCCACACTGTGAAAATTCAGAAATCAT TGTTAAGCTTACCAATGGAAACGAGGTCTGCTTAAACCCCAAGGAAAAGTGGGTGCAGAAGGTTGTGCAGGTATTTGTGAAGAG agctGAGAAGCAAgatccatga